ggtacctaacatggcctcgtagccgggacccatcttgcattgcttagttgcattgtagacttaagtgcattcccctaagttgcacttaagggggggtgttggtgtaaataattattcatcatggatattattacacttacttaagtttacttaggataatgcatttcatagtagtttggatatgagacacttgggtgtttgtgccacattgggatagtgtgtgtaggagaaattccacctcttatggtgttgatcttgttattacactatcatatccacttattgtggagtgataattccaccttcggtgggtgatccacctcatgtggaatattatattatttctcctacctacccacacctatttcctacctacccttgtttcttattgagccacatgtcatacttgtgtgctcatacatatccctagccttgcctatataagtaggctcatctacattgtatgtaacaagttgttgatcattttctattgatgagaatacagtttattcttgtcccatattatgtctctatcttgtacatttcaatgacttcttgatcttggcaaaatccaacaaaaaccccttcttaagtgcaacttatgggAATGTAGATTCAAGCtaaaaatgcaagatgggtcctgaaaACTAGgtcatattaggtacccatgtacaaatccaatgcaatctctcacaaatgaagacaggaagaaaacctagtgggaaaaaactcccccccccaaAGGAGAGATGAAAATATAcaggaactctcaaagaagaatgggAATGATAAAAAAACCTGTGAAGAAAAGGTCCCCTCCATAAAAGAGaataagagagaccaagtagcccccccctCTTTATAGAATGTGAACCATTGGTAGAAGCTCGAAACTGAGTGAAGAAGTTTCTCCACACTTGTCGAACAACATTCATtctcttaggaagaaacaaaaccaaagatgtatatatgaagtctccccaatcttGAAAGGTAGATATAAGAAAAAATCTCAAAATGTATGGAGTCTCTGAAAGTTTCTCAAGTGTCCCCTTGTCGACACCAAATGTTGCCTCTTCCAAATCATGTGCACTGGGCCAAACTACTAAAAAAGACAATCtaggatctagtgaagatgaatgaaggacatgatccaaagactcaaaaGTCTCCTctaaaaataaagagacctcctccacatgttgtacataagtatccacaatcacacgaaactcaaaagaatgatcatatagataatgaacaagagggtcagagtgctcCCTCACAACAACTGAAGAAGGATCATCCCCATCAAAAAgtagatgaatatcatcaatgatatcTCCCAAATATCTAATGTAgtactccacaaacaaacctgtgatgtatgtcaagtagtcatcccaaggaattGTATATGGAAGACAAGGTACATATCTcgttgcattgaatcacaagaagccaaaaCTGTAGGAACACAAGCATCATCAAGATAAACagtagatgtgatatcaataggaggagatgaaatgcaaggatcAAGAACTAGATCatatgtgagaacacccaagttcattTAACCATTTAAGTTCTCCTCAGTATCAAAATccacacaagaagtgtgatcattatTCGAAGAATCaaactcatcaataggaacaaagtcctaaaaggagtacaactgagatgcatgatccaccaccctggTAGAAATGacagctctactctccaagtctgtAATTTTAattgaatcaagtgtgaactctacaGTCTTCCTTGTTGCACCATGAGTGATTTGATTTATGGAAAGAAAgcagattgtttgtcaaatgaggtacacacaacacatcattgaaggtgcCATCCTAAATATCAATAGATCCCTTCCCAAttgcattcatatatgtatgattgcccatcaaaagtGATGACATGTTGCAAGGCtcaaaatgaagagaacatagactatgaacatgccatatgatgagaagctcctaaatctagaaaccatctccctgaatcatgacttgtagtagaacAAAGAACTAGTCCTTTAGTTGTCCCAAAAGTGTGACTCTTTCCctgatcaaattatttttcttttgaagaagaagttgaagtagaCATTTTAGAAGACAAATTGATTGTATACTTTTTAAGAAGATGCTTCCATTCATCAATATGCTTATTGTGACAATGGTATTCATCATGTCCCAGCTTCAAGTAAAATTCTCCTTCTTATATGATTTCCCCTTAGGAGAGGATGTAGAATCCTTTTGTtgaggagaggaagattgtgctctatCCTTTTGTGGCTTTATCTTTGCTTACTTCTACCTCTTTTTGGAACCTTtctcatgattagccaccaaggCATGAGGCTTGGATGACTTGAGAATACCCATTGTGTTCAACTTTGCTTGTTCAAGaatcaacatctttgtgaatgaatcaaaagATGGTGTAGTATAGGAACCCCCCATTGTCAACTGATGAgtgtggaaactagaaacaaaagttGCACACTTGGAAGGAAACTTGTCCAATAAATTGAAACCAATTGTGCATCCTTATTATAAATGCCATAATCCTTGAGTTTTGCTATTAGCTTATTTACCAAGTAGttacatagtcttggattgtatcaaaatccttgggatccaacattgtgagttcattgTCAAGCTTATAGTCCCCATGGGagcttcattggctaggcaatattatatcacgttcattcatattggggggtttaatatcccaaaaatgagggaacaatatattgcctatcggtgaaaatagggggttttcaAATTCAGCCTACAAAAAGAGACCATAATTGAAAATGAAAGAGCAccaaggagagggagagagagagagagagagagagagagagagagagagagagagagagagagagagagagagagagagagagagagagagagagagcataacaCACCCtcaaattcattcaatcaaagaaccccccccaaaataaataaataaataaataaaaatgttgatttgacactttatacttagtgtgtgtacaagaGGCCACTTGCAAGGCAAGGCAAtttggacttttgatttcaatgttTACAACTATCCAAAGAAAGCTATAATAGACTCAAATAACTAATGTAAATGattaaactgagatccaagcattACATATGCTGACATTGGTAAAAAAtgaccaaatttgaaagtacaatttctactcacaatGACTACAAATTGATAGCATAAATGCGAAGTAGAGAAAAAATCACGCACTTTGTAAAAAAATGACAtctaaaaaggaggtcatatgagcttgAGCGGAGCCTTTGAAGTTACAAAAATGAGGATTATTTAGCTGCAAATGTGAAAAACTGAAATTTATGAAAattttgtgcatcaaaatcagaaagtATCTTCACCACTATGTAGAACATGAAAAATTAGCCTCAATCGAAAAATAATGCTTAAAAAAAGGATACAAAATGAGCAATATATGAGTCTTCAAAGTTGAATTACGAAGTCAAAAGGCTCAATGGAAAGGGCTTCACCAATTTTGAAGATTTGTTGATGTAGTGCTGATGTCATCAATCTATGAGCTTAAATTTGACAATAAACCAATTGTTGAATAAAAAATCCTCCCTTCTACAGAGGATGTACGAACGAACCAGTGAGTGATAGGTGGCAATCAATTCTTCATAAGGACATCTAAAGCAGAATTTTATGTTGTGACTTCCATAGTTGGCTTCTAATGGGAAGTTGGTATTTTAAATAAAAGTGGATTTCTAATAGTGAATCTTGGTCTTCCATAAGTGATTTCTAGTGTGTTTTCTCACAAATAACCTATATTGGTTTTATGTCAATGCTTATATGAACAAGATATTTATAATcaataagatttttatttttttaagtaaaaGGTTTATTAAttctaataatttaattaaatctatcatATATTTGTCTCTATTGTACTAGAGTAACCTATAATATTAAGTTTTGAGTGATATTTTATAAGTGTTAAAACAAAATTTCTAAGTTATTGGAAGATTTTgatgaatttaaaaaaattattttccctaAATATTTTCTTGGGACATTACATAGTCGCCAAGGTGGTGATCCAAGTCAATGAGAAATAGTATGTGGAACAACTTCGTGGTCAAATCCAACAATTGTATCAGCAAAGCTCATGTTAGATAAAGTAGGTTGTATATTGCTAGGTAATTATGAAAAACGTGTGAAATCAAGCTTGATCTAATTAAGGTTCTGGTAGTCTCAGAATTAGacattttttatatttcaaaatatataTACTAGATCTTGTAGCTCATGTAAGGCGTCACAAAACACTATATAGAATGCTAAAAATGAATTTTGTACATTGAATTAGATTTTTTTAAGTGTTTCGATTAAAGAAGGCTTATAGATGTAAGTGGTGGATTCATCCAAACGTAGGTAGCGAAATTTGATTTAACAAAAGAAGCATTTGGCAATGGACTCAACATTGCAACCTCCATTTTGACAACATTCATTCATACAAACTGCCATCATCACATACCTGTAATTTTAAACTACTTTTGTTGATATTAATTTGACTGAAATCGAATTTACAATTATACAGGCTTTTTTAATAATCAGGAACCCATAGTTATTCTCCAACCCTCTAAGTGTATTGATTTCATCTAGACATTATCAATGCAACTTCTTCTTCTCTCTGTTCAAGACTAATATTGTTATGGTTGCTACTCATTATCAAAGTGAGTTCTGCTAGCAGAAGATTCATATCAGGTCGCTTTGTCTTATCAGGGTGAGCACACCTGAGGGCTATGTTTGCAACAGTGAGGGCTTCTTCTACGGCAAAAATGTCCCATCCATCCTGTTTAATTCTAGCATCTACAGCTTCTTCAAAACGATTGTTCTCTACCATGTGCCTTACATATCCTGGAATGTGAAACTGACTGGAGCCTCGTGCTTCATCAACATGTCTCTGCCCTGTTATTATCTCTAACACAACAATTCCAAAGCTGTAAATATCATTTTTATAAGAGAGTTTGTTAATCAAACAATACTCTGGAGCCCAATAGCCTTTGGTGCCTATTATTTTATCAGTTGACCGGTGTGTACCTTCCCAATCTACGTGCCTGGAAAACCCAAAATCAACAAGTTTTGTCTCATTATCAGTGGCATCCACCatgatattctgaggcttgatatCAACATGAATGATTTTATTGGAATGTAAGAATTCAATTCCCCTGGCTATACCCATTATCATACTGAACCTCTGCACCCAACTGTAGCTAAATCCTATACAATTTCCTCTCAGGTAATCATCTAGAGAACATCCATCTATATACAAGTAGGCCAAATAGGATATATTTTCTTCTACACACCAAGCATAGAGCTTGATTATGTTTATGTGCTCCATTCCCTGCAGAAGTTCAACTTCATTCTCCACCCAAATTATAGTGTCAGGGGATCTATGTTCGATTTCCTTTATAGCCAAATCTTTGCCTTGAAAGACCCCCCTATAAACTCGTGCAAAGCTTCCTTCCCCAACTTTGTGAGACTCATTGCAATAGCTCTTGATATCAACTATCTGATCAACTGTGAGGTTTGTATAAATTTGTTTAGGCACCAGTTCCTGTTTGGAGGAGAGATCTTCATGCATCTCTGAAattcttcctctccctccaatccCATTTGTTTGAGTTGTTATAATAGGAACCATTTGCAGGTTGCATGATAAACCAGGATGAACACCAGCTTTCTCCACTGCGTTTGTTTCTTCATCTTTTGGCTCACGTTTGTATGTGAACCTGTCTATGAACTTGTACATGAAGATGTTCACGATCTTGTACAAGATGTAGCATTTGCATAATATCACAACTGCAGCAACTGCAGCAACTGCAATAGAGAAATATAAGATAATAAAAAATAACACTATTGCCAAATGCTTCTATAGCTAACATGGCAATTATTTTCCAGAAAAGCAAAACGgtagaaaaataattttggaaaGTTATGATTACTTACTAATTCCGAGAGTAATTGCTGTAACTTTGAAATAGTTATTAAACAATTGCATACCTATTATGATAAAGAACGTATGTCATTAGTCTCCATGGAATAGAAAAAATAAAcacttgtttttctatttttctaagaACTTTTAATATTTTACCATCGTCGGGAGGAGCCGATTGATGCCATGTAGAACCATCCTGAACCCACGGGAAGTTTGACATAGGCCTTTCTACCTGCAAAATTAAAATTGTCTTACAatgtttcaaaaaaattattatatataattatttgcTTAAACTGGTTTGAATACTATATGTAATAAGAATTTTCATCTTTCTTATTGTCCCAGAAATTTGCAATCAATGTCAGAGTTTTGGATTTGTAATATATTgacttaaataatttttttatactcTTGAAAACTATGTTTACCTATTCCATTGTGAAAGAATTCTATTTCATAATGATTTGAGTTCCGCATTGATCTGGCTAGATATGTATACATTGACTTCAGTTTTCTTGGTTCTTTTAAGAACATTGTCTTCCACTAttgaattatattaatttttaaaaaatagtttaaatctttttatttgaaaattaatataaacttaattaatatataaatatgtttGTGTTTATTGTTAGTTTTTTTTCAATGTTTatttatatttgtttatttttataaatttttaatatatttttttcagATAAAAGATTCAGATTTATAATGTCAGATTCATTTGAATACAGCCTCATTCTTTATGATGTTCAGAGTCTTGCACTCAAAAAGATTTGATTTTCCATGAACTTATCCTGGACTTATCCTGGATTTTACAGCCGTTGGGAAGCTttatatgctagatttggttaggAAATGTAAACTGTTTAATCTTACACTAATACTTTAGAATAATCTTACACCAATGTTTTTAGGGTAAACCCAATAATCCAATTATATGAAGCTATACAAAGCAACTAAAAGAAGTACAATCTCCTAATCCAATCACCATAGTTTTGGATGTTGCAATCGCTATGTAAACAGAGAAAAGCTAAATTACAGATCATTTAAATTGGGTGAATTGATGCGTTCCCAAAGATGAAGTAAGAgaagaataaaagaaaaatcaatttAATGTTGTGCAAGGATTGAATCGTCTGATTTGCATACCTTAAATATAAGATCTGATATCCTAACAGAGTGGGCGAGCCTTAGTTTCAAGTGGGTGCTTCAGATCAAAAAGAGCTATATTTGTAATCATAATCAGCTTTTTGACATTTCATACGGCATAAATGAGATCCGCAGACATATTGAAATCTTCTTTTACACAGCTCAACTGTAATGGAAAACAAACCAACAGTTTCACAATAGCTGAAGCCTGAATATTCCTCTGAGTGTTTTCTCCTGCTGTTTGTCAAGGGCAGCAGAGTATTTACCTATTTGTTGAAGAAACTGTCTAGCACTTTCGCTTAAACGTGATCAACACGCAGTTGACAATAATCTGTATAACTATTTGTCTTTACTTCCTGAAAAAACAGAGAGCTACACGGAAGTAAGACATTCAATTAAATATTGTAAGTCAAAGAAGAAGCTTTTAATAGCGGTGATGACTTTTAGGACACGTTTTTCGTTGATTTTTGTCCTATTTGTTAACTATTTAAATTATCTGGTATCCGGCAAACACGTGGCAGATCTGTTTTTGTTGGCAAAATGCTACATGTGGCATTTTTGACGTGGCATGGAATATATGATGGGATTTGTTTAAAGCGAAAAATTGAAAAGGTTGTATGATGTTGTCGGCCGTTTTAATTGAGACCACTGTAAACTGACAAGTCTGAACACATTATTGATTATCGTCAGTCCTTTCTCGCCAAGTATTGACTTTGCATGGCGGACTCCAAATTTTGGTTAAATCTGATTAAGGTTGTGGGTATCGATTTACTCTGAGCAAAcagtttttgttgcattttgaaagtTGAATTCATTCTGCAAAACAAACAGGTAATAATCGGTTGGGTCAAGATATTTTTGTGCGAAACAGGGAAATTGATTGATGGATACAGGCAGGTTCATTGTTtgttttctatttcaaataaagtTTCAGGTTTATGCATTTATCTTACTCAGAAAGAATACAAGTTTGCTTATATGTTCGTTTTTGCTCATGTATGAGAATCTGGAGCGtatgaaagaaggaagaaacttCCTACGGCCAGACAGAGTCTTGTGTTTCAGGTATGAGGTTCTTTGGGCAGAATCTTAAACTTCACAGGTATGAAGGTTTATGTTCTTGTTCACTTCTAAAGAGGGTTTCGAATCCGAAATATGGCTATGCAGTGAATAAATCTTTTGGGGTTTTAAACCCAGGGTACTATATAAAGTTTTTGTTGTTTCAAAACAAAAGGAAAGGTGTAAATGTTTTCAGTCAGTTGCAAAGCATAATGCCGTTATGGAAACTGTCTTCGAATATCTCTCAAACGAAGCTTAATGATTATCAGTTTTGCCTAAAACAGATTCGTAATCTGAAACTGATCTTTTGAAGTTTTTTAAGAGGAAGTTTGTTGAACAGATTCTAACTGGTTCAGTTAGAAATATGTAACTGTTTTGTTTCGAAGTTCATATATAACACTTGTAATCTTTAGATGCATGTACGTATGTgtgtaaaaacatatatatatatatatatatatatatatatatatatatgtatctgaaGATTAGTGGGTCTGAGAGTTTTTGATCATAAACTTGTATACATGTACGAGTGATATAtgcacatttgtatatgtatatgagttGTGTTAAATTTCTGAGCAGTAGTGACTGTCGATTGTAAAGGATTGGAATGAATGAAAGATATAGGTTCATGGAGTGGTTTTTCTCCCTATGACAAAATCATGAGATTTTGGAGGGTTTTCCACTCGGCACAAATTTggtgtttcttcatgtttgtgaGTTTCATTTCTTTATGCTTATGATGAATGCTTACACTTCTCCTGCATAAATTGTAAATATTCTGTTTTATATTGCTTAGTGCAAAAATTTGAAGGAGTTTTCAATTAGAACAGTACggttctgattcacccccccctctcagaaccgtgacacttccaacaagtggtatcagagcgtaggatTCCTTTTAGGAATTGATCTCTGGTTATTGGAAGTTATGGCACATTCTGAAGGAGCTTTCCTTAATAGGGCACCTTTGTTTGATGGAAATGATTATGTTTTCTGGAAAGTTAAAATGGAAGCATTTATACATTCTCTAGATGTAAGGATGTGGGATGTAGTAACAACAAAATACAATGTTCCAGCGTCAGTTCCTACTGATGCAAATGAGAAACTAaaatttgaattagataagaagGCTAGATATGCTCTTCTTTGTGGTCTTGCTAGAGATGTCTTTGCCAAAGTCATTTATTGTAAATCTGCAAATGATATATGGGTAAAACTTGAAACTATCTATCAAGGAGATGACAAGGTTAAAGAATCTAAACTGATTACTCTTAAAACTCAGTTTGACAATCtgaaaatgagtgaggatgaaaccATTGCTGCATATTTTTTaagaattgaggaagttgtgaatgcCAGGAAGGGTCTAGGTGAAGACATAGAAGaacatgatgttgtttcaaaggttATTAGGTCAGTCCTACctaaatttgaaacaaaaatttctacattagaagaaaagaaaagctttTCAAAAATGACCTTACATCAACTTCAAGGAACTCTAACTGCATATGAAATGAGAATTAGCAATCAAGCTAGTTCTTCATCAAAAGAATCAGCCTTTAAGGTTGAAAAGaatgatgagagtgattcagaTCTAACTGATGCTTTAGAAGCATTATTGGTTAAAAGAATGGCAAAGAAATATAAAAGCAAACCTAAATGCTTCAGTTGTGGTCAattaggacattttgctgctagaTGTCCAAATATTGAACTTGATGAGTGTGATGAGAAATTTGAGAAGTTATCTAGGAAGAAGCCTTGGAATCAGAATAAAAGGTTTAAGGATTTCAAAAAGAAAAGTCTTTTTTCAAAAGAGGATCCAAatgaagaatccagtgatgcagATGAAGAAGGGGAAACATTATTTATGGCTGAAATAGTACATACTCCTAAATTTGAATCAAATGAGCCTGAATCCTCATCTGATTTAGaaatagaagtagatcttgaagaagaacttcTAAAATCCCTGCAATaaattaaaaagttaaaaaaatcagTTGCAAATCATGAGACTGAAAATCAAAAACttcaagatgaattaataaaagcaAATTCAATTATAGAAAGTCAAAATTCTTACttgaagaaaaggataaaaaacTGAATATCTTGCAATGTTCTTCTGAAGAATCTACTAATCAGAAAAAGTTGtttttcaatggatattgtttCAACTGCAATGTTTTTGGGCACAAAGCAATCTTTTGTAAAAATAGCACTGGTCAAGGCAAAAGAAAAGTTATTAGGTGCTTCAAATGTTTTTACTATGGTCACTATGCAAATCAGTGTAAATTAAATCTGAGACCTAAACAGATATGGAAACAAGTAAAGACAAATGAAAAGTCCTTAATTGTTGAAACagtcttatttgctcaaaatt
This genomic stretch from Cryptomeria japonica chromosome 8, Sugi_1.0, whole genome shotgun sequence harbors:
- the LOC131067102 gene encoding pto-interacting protein 1 isoform X2 → MSNFPWVQDGSTWHQSAPPDDGMQLFNNYFKVTAITLGIIAAVVILCKCYILYKIVNIFMYKFIDRFTYKREPKDEETNAVEKAGVHPGLSCNLQMVPIITTQTNGIGGRGRISEMHEDLSSKQELVPKQIYTNLTVDQIVDIKSYCNESHKVGEGSFARVYRGVFQGKDLAIKEIEHRSPDTIIWVENEVELLQGMEHINIIKLYAWCVEENISYLAYLYIDGCSLDDYLRGNCIGFSYSWVQRFSMIMGIARGIEFLHSNKIIHVDIKPQNIMVDATDNETKLVDFGFSRHVDWEGTHRSTDKIIGTKGYWAPEYCLINKLSYKNDIYSFGIVVLEIITGQRHVDEARGSSQFHIPGYVRHMVENNRFEEAVDARIKQDGWDIFAVEEALTVANIALRCAHPDKTKRPDMNLLLAELTLIMSSNHNNISLEQREEEVALIMSR
- the LOC131067102 gene encoding pto-interacting protein 1 isoform X1 — its product is MSNFPWVQDGSTWHQSAPPDDGMQLFNNYFKVTAITLGIIAAVAAVVILCKCYILYKIVNIFMYKFIDRFTYKREPKDEETNAVEKAGVHPGLSCNLQMVPIITTQTNGIGGRGRISEMHEDLSSKQELVPKQIYTNLTVDQIVDIKSYCNESHKVGEGSFARVYRGVFQGKDLAIKEIEHRSPDTIIWVENEVELLQGMEHINIIKLYAWCVEENISYLAYLYIDGCSLDDYLRGNCIGFSYSWVQRFSMIMGIARGIEFLHSNKIIHVDIKPQNIMVDATDNETKLVDFGFSRHVDWEGTHRSTDKIIGTKGYWAPEYCLINKLSYKNDIYSFGIVVLEIITGQRHVDEARGSSQFHIPGYVRHMVENNRFEEAVDARIKQDGWDIFAVEEALTVANIALRCAHPDKTKRPDMNLLLAELTLIMSSNHNNISLEQREEEVALIMSR